The Antennarius striatus isolate MH-2024 chromosome 11, ASM4005453v1, whole genome shotgun sequence genome window below encodes:
- the LOC137604062 gene encoding galectin-related protein-like isoform X2 has translation MAVQAAENDGINVEDDHLNDSLGNPGLISPDKEDLSRLLTVPFNGRIRGGMRPGKKIIVMGIVDLEPESFDVSLTCGRDSEKEEPPYDVALKLTVRFADRQFLRSARVSGKWVGEEASTAYFPFIPDQPFRVEIHCEHQRFRIFVDGHQLFDFYHKVKSLASIDTVRIQGDLQITKLG, from the exons ATGGCGGTGCAGGCAGCGGAAAACGACGGAATA AACGTGGAAGATGACCATCTGAACGACTCTCTGGGGAACCCCGGCCTCATATCACCCGACAAGGAGGATTTATCACGTCTCCTG ACTGTACCATTCAATGGGCGCATCCGTGGCGGAATGCGACCGGGGAAGAAGATCATAGTGATGGGCATTGTTGACCTGGAGCCAGAAAG CTTTGACGTGAGTCTGACCTGCGGCCGCGACTCTGAGAAAGAGGAGCCCCCGTACGACGTGGCCCTGAAACTCACCGTCCGCTTCGCCGACCGGCAGTTCCTACGCAGCGCCCGAGTCTCTGGGAAGTGGGTCGGAGAGGAGGCGTCCACCGCCTACTTTCCCTTCATCCCCGATCAGCCGTTTAGg GTTGAGATCCACTGCGAGCACCAGAGGTTTCGGATATTCGTGGACGGACACCAGCTCTTTGACTTTTATCACAAAGTAAAATCATTGGCCTCTATCGACACAGTACGGATACAGGGAGACCTACAGATCACCAAGCTTGGTTAA
- the abch1 gene encoding ABC transporter G family member 20 isoform X2, whose translation MTADLEAPPPADQKEFAIRCRDVCRSYGKLKVLSNLNLTVPQGQIYGLLGPSGCGKTTLLKCIVGTLKISRGHITVLGKPPGFPGHGVPGNMVGYMPQDLALYNEFTISDTLAFFGRIHGLTSKDTQARMDFLIDFLDLPQKQSLVRNLSGGQRRRVSLGAALLQNPELLILDEPTVGVDPVLRAKIWQHLVEIVKTGKVSVIITTHYIEEARQANVVGLMRNGHLLAESPPDVVMKQHNALTLEHAFLQLCETSDQAVSNLSSPQDGKPDSSRLFEGRRDENQPILGVGPGADEEVPKYSVDWKVRALDVLPKWKNIAALMIKTMVRMKRTPGSLCFQFLLPVIQISLICLCIGGDPKGIQVAVVNNETSRTAYSRALLSFLDNSSVEQVVLSHNEAFDGIHNGEYWGVIGFGCNFSSYLTKRMIQRQVSKDVIDGGSVHVWLDLTNRQIAVMLQKKLHEAFQAFVDEKTGRMSYLLDMPIKIEEPVYGSHNTDFTTFVMPGAVLSIAFYLAVGLTALSFVLERKEGLLDRCWVAGVSSLETMLAHLFYQLFVISVQIILMLLFVLLVFKMTNEGSLVLVIILIVLQGVTGISFGLVISAAIDDEQSANQAALGIFYPNLILSGIIWPVECIPYPLRYLSLALPQTYASEALRCIMYRGWGLTRFMVWRGFAVTLGWNTFFLILATVILKLRT comes from the exons ATGACGGCTGATCTGGAGGCTCCTCCGCCCGCTGACCAGAAGGAGTTTGCGATCCGGTGCCGAGACGTGTGCCGGTCCTACGGCAAACTGAAGGTCCTCAGCAACCTCAACCTGACTGTACCGCAGGGACAAAT TTATGGCCTTTTAGGTCCCAGTGGATGCGGGAAGACCACGCTGTTGAAATGCATCGTGGGAACTCTGAAAATCTCACGGGGTCACATCACTGTGTTGGGGAAGCCTCCCGGTTTCCCCGGTCACGGCGTTCCTGGGAATATGGTGGGATACATGCCGCAG GACCTGGCGCTGTACAACGAGTTCACCATCAGTGACACCCTCGCCTTCTTTGGCCGAATCCACGGCTTGACGTCGAAGGACACTCAGGCACGCATGGATTTCCTCATTGACTTCCTGGATCTACCTCAGAAGCAGAGTCTTGTCCGAAACCTCAG TGGGGGTCAGAGGCGCCGGGTGTCTCTGGGAGCAGCCCTGCTTCAGAACCCGGAGCTGCTCATCCTGGATGAACCGACGGTCGGAGTCGACCCTGTCCTCAGGGCCAA gattTGGCAACATCTGGTCGAGATCGTGAAGACGGGGAAGGTGTccgtcatcatcaccacacaCTACATAGAGGAGGCCCGGCAAGCTAATGTG GTCGGCCTCATGAGGAACGGACATCTCTTGGCTGAAAGTCCTCCTGATGTAGTCATGAAGCAGCACAACGCATTA ACGCTGGAGCACGCCTTCCTGCAGCTGTGCGAGACGTCCGATCAGGCCGTCTCAAATCTGTCGAGTCCGCAGGACGGGAAGCCGGACAGCAGCCGGCTGTTCGAGGGCCGGCGCGACGAGAATCAGCCGATTCTCGGTGTCGGACCCGGAGCTGATGAGGAGGTTCCCAAATATTCAG TGGACTGGAAGGTCAGAGCCTTAGATGTGCTACCAAAGTGGAAAAACATCGCCGCTCTGATGATAAAAACAATGGTGCGGATGAAGAGAACGCCGGG CTCCTTGTGTTTCCAGTTCTTGCTGCCCGTCATCCAGATATCTCTGATCTGTTTGTGCATCGGAGGAGATCCGAAGGGGATCCAGGTCGCCGTGGTGAACAACGAGACGTCTCGCACCGCTTACAGCAGAGCGCTGCTCTCCTTCCTAGATAACTCCAGCGTGGAGCAG GTGGTCTTGTCCCATAATGAAGCCTTCGATGGGATCCATAACGGGGAGTATTGGGGTGTCATTGGCTTTGGGTGCAACTTCTCCAGCTACCTGACgaaaag GATGATCCAACGGCAGGTTTCTAAAGATGTGATTGATGGAGGATCAGTTCACGTCTGGCTGGACCTGACAA ACCGACAGATTGCCGTCATGCTGCAGAAAAAACTCCACGAGGCATTTCAG GCTTTTGTGGATGAAAAGACAGGTCGTATGTCCTACCTGCTGGACATGCCAATAAAG ATTGAAGAGCCAGTCTACGGCAGCCACAACACAGACTTCACTACGTTTGTGATGCCCGGAGCTGTGCTCAG TATCGCTTTCTACCTGGCTGTGGGTCTGACAGCTCTCTCGTTTGtcctggagaggaaggaggggctTCTAGACAGATGCTGGGTCGCAG GCGTGAGCTCACTGGAGACGATGCTGGCTCACCTCTTCTATCAGCTGTTTGTCATCAGCGTTCAGATCATTCTGATGCTCCTCTTCGTTCTGCTCGTCTTTAAG ATGACTAACGAAGGTTCTTTGGTGCTGGTCATCATTCTGATTGTGCTCCAGGGCGTCACCGGTATCTCGTTCGGCCTCGTCATCTCAGCCGCCATCGATGATGAACAGAGCGCGAACCAGGCCGCCCTCGGCATCTTCTACCCCAACCTGATCCTCAGCG GTATCATCTGGCCTGTGGAGTGTATCCCGTATCCTCTCCGCTACCTCAGCCTGGCTCTTCCTCAGACTTACGCCTCTGAAGCCCTTCGCTGCATCATGTACAGAG GTTGGGGGCTGACTCGGTTCATGGTGTGGCGGGGCTTTGCGGTCACCCTGGGCTGGAACaccttcttcctcatcctggCCACGGTCATCTTGAAGCTCAGGAcctga
- the LOC137604062 gene encoding galectin-related protein-like isoform X1 has translation MTVSILCVLSLVLKNVEDDHLNDSLGNPGLISPDKEDLSRLLTVPFNGRIRGGMRPGKKIIVMGIVDLEPESFDVSLTCGRDSEKEEPPYDVALKLTVRFADRQFLRSARVSGKWVGEEASTAYFPFIPDQPFRVEIHCEHQRFRIFVDGHQLFDFYHKVKSLASIDTVRIQGDLQITKLG, from the exons ATGACTGTTTCCATCCTGTGTGTTTTGTCACTGGTGTTGAAGAACGTGGAAGATGACCATCTGAACGACTCTCTGGGGAACCCCGGCCTCATATCACCCGACAAGGAGGATTTATCACGTCTCCTG ACTGTACCATTCAATGGGCGCATCCGTGGCGGAATGCGACCGGGGAAGAAGATCATAGTGATGGGCATTGTTGACCTGGAGCCAGAAAG CTTTGACGTGAGTCTGACCTGCGGCCGCGACTCTGAGAAAGAGGAGCCCCCGTACGACGTGGCCCTGAAACTCACCGTCCGCTTCGCCGACCGGCAGTTCCTACGCAGCGCCCGAGTCTCTGGGAAGTGGGTCGGAGAGGAGGCGTCCACCGCCTACTTTCCCTTCATCCCCGATCAGCCGTTTAGg GTTGAGATCCACTGCGAGCACCAGAGGTTTCGGATATTCGTGGACGGACACCAGCTCTTTGACTTTTATCACAAAGTAAAATCATTGGCCTCTATCGACACAGTACGGATACAGGGAGACCTACAGATCACCAAGCTTGGTTAA
- the abch1 gene encoding ABC transporter G family member 20 isoform X1: MAAEAAGHHDAPAGPADYTEMEDRLKVKNMTADLEAPPPADQKEFAIRCRDVCRSYGKLKVLSNLNLTVPQGQIYGLLGPSGCGKTTLLKCIVGTLKISRGHITVLGKPPGFPGHGVPGNMVGYMPQDLALYNEFTISDTLAFFGRIHGLTSKDTQARMDFLIDFLDLPQKQSLVRNLSGGQRRRVSLGAALLQNPELLILDEPTVGVDPVLRAKIWQHLVEIVKTGKVSVIITTHYIEEARQANVVGLMRNGHLLAESPPDVVMKQHNALTLEHAFLQLCETSDQAVSNLSSPQDGKPDSSRLFEGRRDENQPILGVGPGADEEVPKYSVDWKVRALDVLPKWKNIAALMIKTMVRMKRTPGSLCFQFLLPVIQISLICLCIGGDPKGIQVAVVNNETSRTAYSRALLSFLDNSSVEQVVLSHNEAFDGIHNGEYWGVIGFGCNFSSYLTKRMIQRQVSKDVIDGGSVHVWLDLTNRQIAVMLQKKLHEAFQAFVDEKTGRMSYLLDMPIKIEEPVYGSHNTDFTTFVMPGAVLSIAFYLAVGLTALSFVLERKEGLLDRCWVAGVSSLETMLAHLFYQLFVISVQIILMLLFVLLVFKMTNEGSLVLVIILIVLQGVTGISFGLVISAAIDDEQSANQAALGIFYPNLILSGIIWPVECIPYPLRYLSLALPQTYASEALRCIMYRGWGLTRFMVWRGFAVTLGWNTFFLILATVILKLRT, from the exons ATGGCCGCGGAGGCTGCCGGTCATCATGATGCACCGGCCGGACCTGCAGACTACACCGAGATGGAAGACCGG TTGAAGGTGAAGAACATGACGGCTGATCTGGAGGCTCCTCCGCCCGCTGACCAGAAGGAGTTTGCGATCCGGTGCCGAGACGTGTGCCGGTCCTACGGCAAACTGAAGGTCCTCAGCAACCTCAACCTGACTGTACCGCAGGGACAAAT TTATGGCCTTTTAGGTCCCAGTGGATGCGGGAAGACCACGCTGTTGAAATGCATCGTGGGAACTCTGAAAATCTCACGGGGTCACATCACTGTGTTGGGGAAGCCTCCCGGTTTCCCCGGTCACGGCGTTCCTGGGAATATGGTGGGATACATGCCGCAG GACCTGGCGCTGTACAACGAGTTCACCATCAGTGACACCCTCGCCTTCTTTGGCCGAATCCACGGCTTGACGTCGAAGGACACTCAGGCACGCATGGATTTCCTCATTGACTTCCTGGATCTACCTCAGAAGCAGAGTCTTGTCCGAAACCTCAG TGGGGGTCAGAGGCGCCGGGTGTCTCTGGGAGCAGCCCTGCTTCAGAACCCGGAGCTGCTCATCCTGGATGAACCGACGGTCGGAGTCGACCCTGTCCTCAGGGCCAA gattTGGCAACATCTGGTCGAGATCGTGAAGACGGGGAAGGTGTccgtcatcatcaccacacaCTACATAGAGGAGGCCCGGCAAGCTAATGTG GTCGGCCTCATGAGGAACGGACATCTCTTGGCTGAAAGTCCTCCTGATGTAGTCATGAAGCAGCACAACGCATTA ACGCTGGAGCACGCCTTCCTGCAGCTGTGCGAGACGTCCGATCAGGCCGTCTCAAATCTGTCGAGTCCGCAGGACGGGAAGCCGGACAGCAGCCGGCTGTTCGAGGGCCGGCGCGACGAGAATCAGCCGATTCTCGGTGTCGGACCCGGAGCTGATGAGGAGGTTCCCAAATATTCAG TGGACTGGAAGGTCAGAGCCTTAGATGTGCTACCAAAGTGGAAAAACATCGCCGCTCTGATGATAAAAACAATGGTGCGGATGAAGAGAACGCCGGG CTCCTTGTGTTTCCAGTTCTTGCTGCCCGTCATCCAGATATCTCTGATCTGTTTGTGCATCGGAGGAGATCCGAAGGGGATCCAGGTCGCCGTGGTGAACAACGAGACGTCTCGCACCGCTTACAGCAGAGCGCTGCTCTCCTTCCTAGATAACTCCAGCGTGGAGCAG GTGGTCTTGTCCCATAATGAAGCCTTCGATGGGATCCATAACGGGGAGTATTGGGGTGTCATTGGCTTTGGGTGCAACTTCTCCAGCTACCTGACgaaaag GATGATCCAACGGCAGGTTTCTAAAGATGTGATTGATGGAGGATCAGTTCACGTCTGGCTGGACCTGACAA ACCGACAGATTGCCGTCATGCTGCAGAAAAAACTCCACGAGGCATTTCAG GCTTTTGTGGATGAAAAGACAGGTCGTATGTCCTACCTGCTGGACATGCCAATAAAG ATTGAAGAGCCAGTCTACGGCAGCCACAACACAGACTTCACTACGTTTGTGATGCCCGGAGCTGTGCTCAG TATCGCTTTCTACCTGGCTGTGGGTCTGACAGCTCTCTCGTTTGtcctggagaggaaggaggggctTCTAGACAGATGCTGGGTCGCAG GCGTGAGCTCACTGGAGACGATGCTGGCTCACCTCTTCTATCAGCTGTTTGTCATCAGCGTTCAGATCATTCTGATGCTCCTCTTCGTTCTGCTCGTCTTTAAG ATGACTAACGAAGGTTCTTTGGTGCTGGTCATCATTCTGATTGTGCTCCAGGGCGTCACCGGTATCTCGTTCGGCCTCGTCATCTCAGCCGCCATCGATGATGAACAGAGCGCGAACCAGGCCGCCCTCGGCATCTTCTACCCCAACCTGATCCTCAGCG GTATCATCTGGCCTGTGGAGTGTATCCCGTATCCTCTCCGCTACCTCAGCCTGGCTCTTCCTCAGACTTACGCCTCTGAAGCCCTTCGCTGCATCATGTACAGAG GTTGGGGGCTGACTCGGTTCATGGTGTGGCGGGGCTTTGCGGTCACCCTGGGCTGGAACaccttcttcctcatcctggCCACGGTCATCTTGAAGCTCAGGAcctga